A stretch of Trichomycterus rosablanca isolate fTriRos1 chromosome 8, fTriRos1.hap1, whole genome shotgun sequence DNA encodes these proteins:
- the fam149a gene encoding protein FAM149A, translating to MQITAQHTPVLKSNGSVSFKYNGTVVRSYGTNLEKYQPDCNRTSGMKKPGREQPDTRSSSQERHGGLRKKLLKETSRSIYSVPLQLRKSSIRGLSDDQSVSVCSQCSPGDASPASRLTPCSGSTGCTTGFSTEHSSIYSWRYDEFDRENTQHVRKLFSALDELLYEGKMSSKSETLHKECEEWNNHSPHLRILGNQLEPPKQEGIQYVHRRPTSERTVLPYSFLETKDNNHSKLCVEGHRLAPGPCSFPSVDSRLSVSEFPFSTIIQAEEIYKAEGKIEEFLAYDGKETDAEVTDQGKTSITVSLDGVPPVSPYACIRDTVSDELFDDIWQEVVGQLQELLRKHWEKQHSVGATQRWTLESSTQVLCEPLSCIASKGNQVFTSRGPNTRSVFLWPNINNGQDLNVLKINLKGVMTIQTKPLQQRQQGFTERSLCDSDDGSSTLTCLRAPQGMSVPLHKPAGQRILPRLSSRAWPRHSFPAQNTLRGTKLSTVAEDLFSKTVSAVPNHRLPVIHTESAEQYSSTPASRHTQSRGRIIRGGVAGAANIVSSLSPLREPTLLLESLSRPNTNHTYRSDTPMKSSFTPVDFALSMRNGRNVLAGNLTRTGDGAPMGVTGYSMAITSSASNGCSDSATLPKKCTNLLTSTNKEGGNSALLASIGARRTLSRFPIHGRRKFQVVMPQHT from the exons ATGCAAATAACTGCACAACACACCCCTGTCCTCAAGAGTAATGGATCTGTCTCCTTCAAATACAATGGAACCGTAGTCAGAAGTTACGGGACAAATCTGGAGAAGTATCAGCCCGACTGTAACCGGACATCTGGGATGAAGAAGCCGGGGAGAGAGCAGCCGGACACCAGGAGTTCCAGTCAGGAGAGACATGGAGGTTTAAG GAAAAAACTCCTGAAAGAAACCAGCAGATCAATTTATTCAGTCCCTCTCCAGCTCAGAAAAAGTTCAATCAGAGGCCTATCAGATGACCAAAG tgtttcagtgtgtTCTCAGTGTTCCCCCGGTGACGCTAGCCCTGCGAGTCGACTCACACCATGTTCAGGAAGCACTGGCTGCACCACAGGCTTCTCCACCGAACACAGCTCCATCTACTCATGGAGATACGAT GAGTTTGACAGAGAGAACACTCAACATGTACGGAAGCTCTTTAGTGCTCTAGATGAACTGCTGTATGAAGGGAAGATGAGCAGTAAATCAGAGACCCTGCATAAGGAATGTGAGGAGTGGAACAATCACTCACCCCACCTCAG GATTTTAGGGAATCAGCTGGAGCCTCCAAAGCAGGAGGGCATTCAGTATGTGCACAGGAGACCTACTAGTGAAAGGACTGTTTTACCTTATTCTTTTCTGGAGACAAAAGACAACAACCATAGCAA GCTGTGTGTGGAGGGCCACAGATTGGCCCCGGGTCCCTGCTCTTTCCCGTCGGTTGACTCCCGGCTGTCTGTTTCCGAGTTTCCATTCTCTACAATTATACAAGCTGAGGAGATCTATAAGGCTGAGGGCAAGATAGAAGAGTTCCTAGCTTATGATGGGAAAGAAAC AGATGCTGAGGTGACGGATCAGGGGAAAACGTCAATCACAGTCTCCTTGGATGGTGTCCCACCTGTGTCCCCTTACGCCTGCATTCGTGATACTGTTTCCGATGAGCTGTTTGATGACATATGGCAGGAAGTAGTGGGTCAACTGCAAGAGCTGTTGAGAAAGCACTGGGAGAAGCAGCACTCAG TTGGAGCGACACAGAGATGGACGCTTGAGAGCTCAACTCAAGTCCTGTGTGAGCCTTTATCTTGCATCGCTTCAAAAGGCAATCAGGTCTTCACTAGCAGAGGTCCTAATACCAGAAGTGTCTTCCTATGGCCAAACATCAATAACGGACAG GACTTGAACGTCTTGAAGATTAATTTAAAAGGTGTTATGACAATCCAAACAAAGCCTCTGCAGCAGAGACAGCAGGGATTCACTGAAAGGTCTTT GTGTGACTCAGATGATGGGAGCAGCACATTGACTTGTTTAAGGGCCCCTCAAGGGATGAGTGTGCCATTACACAAACCTGCAGGCCAGCGGATTCTCCCCAGGCTCAGTAGCAGAGCTTGGCCACGTCACAGCTTTCCAGCTCAGAATACTCTGCGTGGAACCAAACT ATCCACCGTGGCTGAGGATCTGTTTTCCAAAACAGTGAGTGCAGTTCCGAACCACAGACTTCCTGTTATCCATACAGAATCTGCAGAACAGTACTCTAGCACTCCTGCGTCCAGACATACACAG TCCAGAGGAAGGATCATAAGAGGTGGAGTGGCTGGGGCTGCAAATATAGTGTCCAGTCTTTCACCCCTGAGAGAACCCACTCTTCTGCTGGAGTCGCTGTCTCGCCCGAACACCAACCACACCTACAGA TCTGACACTCCTATGAAGAGTTCCTTCACGCCTGTGGATTTTGCCCTCAGTATGAGAAATGGAAGAAATGTGCTTGCTGGCAACCTTACCAGAACAG GTGATGGCGCACCTATGGGGGTAACAGGCTACAGCATGGCCATCACATCTTCTGCATCGAATGGCTGTTCCGATAGTGCTACACTACCAAAGAAATGCACAAACCTCCTGACCTCCACTAATAAAGAAGGAGGAAATTCAGCTCTACTTGCGTCAATTG gtgCTCGAAGGACATTAAGTCGGTTTCCAATACACGGGAGAAGGAAGTTCCAAGTGGTGATGCCACAGCATACCTGA